A single window of Tepidamorphus gemmatus DNA harbors:
- the mutY gene encoding A/G-specific adenine glycosylase: MSARPILPSPQAGDLLSWYDRHRRRLPWRAPPGEAADPYRVWLSEIMLQQTTVATVGPYFERFITRWPSVEALAAAPLEDVLAAWAGLGYYARARNLHACARVVAGTHGGRFPDTEVGLRALPGVGPYTAAAIAAIAFGRPAAAVDGNVERVITRLHGIDTPLPEAKAQIRARTLDLVPEDRPGDFAQALMDLGASLCSPKRPACALCPWRDCCVANARGDAETLPRRAAKPERPTRRGAAFWAERGNGTVLIHRRPPKGLLGGMDGLWLTPLSADIDPAEARAHAPFPARWNRIAGEVDHLFTHFRLRLTVFAATDVTAFAPTGSRWVSKAELAEVGFPTVMRKAAQHALRALHGPGAEALAAFRRRRPTRT, encoded by the coding sequence ATGTCCGCACGCCCGATCCTGCCGTCACCCCAGGCCGGCGATCTCCTCTCCTGGTACGACCGCCATCGCCGGCGGCTGCCGTGGCGGGCGCCGCCCGGCGAGGCCGCCGATCCCTATCGCGTCTGGCTGTCGGAGATCATGCTGCAGCAGACGACGGTTGCCACCGTCGGCCCCTATTTCGAGCGCTTCATTACGCGCTGGCCGAGCGTGGAGGCGCTCGCCGCCGCGCCGCTGGAAGACGTGCTGGCGGCCTGGGCAGGGCTCGGCTACTACGCCCGGGCGCGCAACCTGCATGCCTGCGCCAGGGTGGTGGCGGGCACACATGGCGGTCGTTTTCCGGATACCGAGGTCGGCTTGCGGGCGCTGCCGGGCGTCGGACCCTACACGGCGGCAGCAATCGCGGCGATCGCCTTCGGGCGGCCGGCGGCGGCTGTCGACGGCAATGTCGAGCGGGTGATCACTCGGCTTCACGGGATCGACACGCCGCTGCCGGAGGCAAAGGCGCAGATCCGCGCGCGCACGCTCGACCTCGTTCCCGAGGATCGGCCGGGAGATTTCGCCCAGGCGCTGATGGATCTCGGCGCCAGCCTGTGCTCGCCGAAGCGGCCGGCCTGCGCGCTGTGCCCGTGGCGGGACTGCTGCGTCGCCAACGCCCGCGGCGACGCAGAGACGCTACCGCGGCGGGCAGCGAAGCCGGAGCGCCCGACCCGGCGCGGGGCCGCCTTCTGGGCAGAACGCGGCAACGGCACGGTGCTGATCCACCGGCGTCCGCCGAAGGGCCTGCTGGGCGGCATGGACGGGCTGTGGCTGACCCCGCTCAGCGCCGACATCGATCCGGCCGAAGCGCGGGCGCACGCCCCGTTTCCCGCCCGATGGAACCGGATCGCAGGCGAGGTGGACCACCTCTTCACCCATTTCCGGCTGCGGCTGACCGTGTTCGCGGCAACCGACGTCACCGCCTTCGCGCCGACGGGCTCACGCTGGGTGTCGAAGGCGGAGCTCGCCGAGGTGGGATTTCCGACCGTCATGCGCAAGGCCGCGCAGCACGCTCTGCGCGCGCTGCACGGACCGGGCGCGGAGGCGCTTGCTGCGTTCAGGCGGCGGCGGCCAACTCGGACCTGA
- a CDS encoding DUF721 domain-containing protein produces MSMHHAMDSMRQRLGRSGSGPVRLDRLAEACLAPAVMRQGFGSARMIAAWDAIVGPDLAGRTRPERIRWPGRREEPGDIAAATLVIRAEGFDALELQHMAAIILDRVNAMFGWRAVGRIAIRQAPVELGPAEPLPPPAAPAIDSPALQAVRDPDLRAALARLGACIARREDTAM; encoded by the coding sequence ATGAGCATGCATCACGCAATGGATTCGATGCGGCAACGGCTCGGAAGATCGGGGAGCGGACCGGTCCGCCTGGATCGGCTGGCGGAAGCCTGTCTCGCCCCGGCGGTGATGCGGCAGGGTTTCGGCTCGGCCCGGATGATCGCCGCCTGGGATGCGATCGTCGGCCCCGATCTCGCTGGCCGTACCCGGCCGGAGCGGATCCGCTGGCCGGGCCGGCGCGAGGAACCCGGCGACATCGCCGCCGCGACGCTGGTAATCCGCGCCGAAGGCTTCGACGCGCTGGAGCTGCAGCACATGGCCGCCATCATCCTCGACCGCGTCAACGCCATGTTCGGCTGGCGGGCCGTCGGCCGCATTGCGATAAGGCAGGCGCCGGTCGAGCTGGGTCCTGCCGAACCGCTGCCGCCGCCTGCAGCGCCGGCCATCGACTCGCCGGCCCTGCAGGCGGTCCGGGATCCGGATCTGCGCGCGGCGCTTGCCCGCCTCGGCGCCTGCATCGCACGACGCGAGGACACGGCGATGTGA
- a CDS encoding ribonuclease HII, with protein MSRWPDFRREDAALSVGARVVAGVDEAGRGPLAGPVVAAAVVLDPRRIPVGLADSKQLDAPRREALYAEILATALVSAAAVSAAVVDRINIRMATLRAMSRAIAGLPAAADHILVDGRDLPPVRCRGEAVIDGDALCLSIAAASIVAKVTRDRMMDRLAMLHPGYGFETNRGYATRTHIEALARLGPCPVHRMTFRPLAQRDLFAP; from the coding sequence ATGAGCCGATGGCCAGACTTCCGGCGGGAGGATGCCGCCTTGTCGGTAGGCGCGCGGGTGGTGGCCGGCGTGGACGAGGCGGGCCGAGGCCCGCTCGCCGGCCCCGTCGTCGCCGCCGCGGTGGTGCTCGACCCGCGCCGCATTCCCGTTGGTCTTGCCGATTCCAAGCAGCTTGACGCGCCCCGCCGCGAGGCCCTCTACGCCGAGATCCTCGCCACTGCGCTCGTCTCCGCCGCGGCCGTCTCCGCCGCGGTGGTCGACCGGATCAACATCCGCATGGCGACACTGAGGGCGATGTCGCGGGCGATCGCCGGACTGCCGGCCGCTGCCGACCACATCCTCGTCGACGGACGCGACCTGCCGCCCGTGCGCTGCCGCGGCGAGGCGGTGATCGACGGCGACGCCCTCTGCCTGTCGATCGCCGCGGCCTCGATCGTTGCCAAGGTGACACGCGACCGGATGATGGACCGGCTGGCCATGCTGCATCCCGGCTACGGCTTCGAGACCAACCGCGGCTACGCAACCCGCACCCACATCGAGGCGCTGGCGCGCCTCGGTCCCTGCCCGGTCCACCGGATGACCTTCCGTCCGCTCGCCCAGCGCGACCTGTTCGCGCCCTGA
- a CDS encoding TIGR04283 family arsenosugar biosynthesis glycosyltransferase, with protein sequence MLTVVVPTLDCERTLVATLAALIPAAADGLVGQVVIADGGSTDATLDIADELGCDIVRCPRGRGIQLAAGARLARHPWLLFLHADTCLEDGWMREVRAFIERVEAKGEADRRAAVFGFALDDHGFRPRLLEAMVGLRCALFALPYGDQGLLISRRHYERLGGFRPIPLMEDVDLVRRIGRRGLVYLRARAVTSAERYRASGYLARMARNLGCLTLFFLRVPPRVIVRIYG encoded by the coding sequence ATGCTGACCGTGGTCGTTCCGACACTGGACTGCGAGCGCACGCTGGTCGCGACGCTCGCCGCGCTGATTCCCGCCGCCGCCGACGGGCTGGTCGGACAGGTGGTGATCGCCGACGGCGGCTCCACCGACGCGACGCTCGACATCGCCGACGAGCTCGGCTGCGATATCGTGCGCTGCCCGCGCGGCCGCGGCATCCAGCTTGCGGCCGGCGCGCGGCTGGCGCGTCATCCCTGGCTTCTGTTCCTGCATGCCGACACCTGTCTGGAGGATGGCTGGATGCGCGAGGTCCGCGCCTTCATCGAGCGGGTCGAGGCGAAGGGCGAGGCCGACCGCCGCGCCGCCGTGTTCGGCTTCGCGCTCGACGATCACGGTTTCCGGCCCCGCCTGCTGGAGGCGATGGTCGGACTGCGCTGCGCGTTGTTCGCGCTGCCCTACGGGGATCAGGGGCTGTTGATCTCGCGACGACATTACGAGCGGCTCGGCGGCTTTCGCCCGATCCCGCTGATGGAGGATGTCGATCTGGTGCGCCGAATCGGCCGGCGCGGCCTCGTCTACCTGCGCGCCAGGGCAGTCACCAGCGCGGAGCGCTACCGCGCGTCGGGCTATCTGGCGCGGATGGCGCGCAATCTCGGCTGCCTGACGCTGTTCTTCCTGCGGGTGCCGCCGCGCGTCATCGTCCGGATCTACGGCTGA
- a CDS encoding VOC family protein, which produces MHQRINLVTLGVGDVQASAAFYERLGWRRSGASMQEVVFFDAGGVVLGLYGRGPLAEDAAVSAEGAGFRAVALALNLPSRAEVDATIAEAAAAGATVTKRAEEVFWGGYSGYFADPDGHLWEVAHNPLWPLAEDGRIVLPD; this is translated from the coding sequence GTGCATCAGCGGATCAATCTCGTCACCCTCGGCGTCGGCGACGTCCAGGCGAGCGCCGCCTTTTACGAGCGGCTGGGCTGGCGAAGATCGGGGGCGAGCATGCAGGAGGTCGTGTTCTTCGACGCGGGTGGCGTGGTGCTCGGACTGTACGGCCGCGGGCCGCTGGCCGAAGACGCTGCCGTGTCGGCGGAGGGGGCGGGCTTCCGGGCCGTCGCCCTGGCGCTGAACCTTCCCAGCCGCGCCGAGGTGGACGCGACGATCGCAGAGGCCGCGGCGGCAGGCGCGACAGTCACAAAGCGCGCCGAGGAGGTCTTCTGGGGCGGATACTCCGGCTATTTCGCCGACCCCGACGGCCATCTGTGGGAAGTCGCGCACAACCCGCTCTGGCCGCTCGCCGAGGACGGCCGGATCGTTCTGCCCGACTGA
- the smc gene encoding chromosome segregation protein SMC → MKLTRLRIVGFKSFVDPSEIHIDPGLTGIVGPNGCGKSNLLESLRWVMGEASHKSMRASSMDDVIFSGSAGRPARNSAEVSLVIDNSDRRAPAQFNDADILEVSRRIERETGSVYKINGREVRARDVQLLFADASTGAHSAAMVRQGEIGELIAAKPRDRRRVLEEAAGIAGLHSRRHEAELRLRGAEQNLERLDDVIGQLALQLEGLKRQARQASRYRMLSAEIRRAEAILWHLRRQAAIAAIKERKQALGAAFALVTELTEAAAAAAARRAEAAAVLPSLREREAEAAARLRHLVVSREGIEREIKQVSRRRDELAERLLQIGGDLERERRAILDSRETLARLEAEDREIAEEAVAAGAAAGDLARRLATAETELQAADTALGQATAAAAELAARRRGLERSLREETDRVGKFEAQLREVEAEAARLAAADAGGELDALRAAVAEARAAIEGAEAAASAAEAAEAAGRDAREAARRPLNDLERDMKALETERQTLLKVLAAQTGAAWPPLIDSITVEPGFEAALGAAFGEDIDHPAVADAAIHWRQVAPAPDDPRLPEGVRPLADVVTAPAVLARSLAQVGLVAPEDGPRLQPLLKPGQRLVSRSGGLWRWDGYTAASDAPTAAARRLEQRNRVAELDREIATTAADLAAARAALAAAEAEAKRLAEQAAAAKAARQRARAALAEADERRAAAERRASEATARVGALAEARARITASLAESQARRAEAEAALAALDGETDIATRVEMLKVTAAAARNAFAEARAALEAHSREAKQRQTRRERVAADTARWRGRIAEAERHVATLSAREAEIRAEADALASVPAELAARRESLSSEIAAAEAARKSAADALAAGETALVEADRVGREADAALSAAREAKAREEAMLEGLRQRLADVEEAALEALDRPAGEALAVAGLGPEDPLPQPEELERDLERLKRDRERLGSVNLRAEEEMREIETRHDGLVAERRDLEEAIHRLRQAIASLNREGRERLLAAFDVVNGHFQTLFTRLFGGGAAELQLIESDDPLEAGLEIVARPPGKRPQTLTLLSGGEQALTATALIFAVFLTNPSPICVLDEVDAPLDDHNVERFCDLMQEMARTTETRFLLITHNPITMARMDRLFGVTMAERGVSQLVSVDFRAALSLREAG, encoded by the coding sequence ATGAAGCTCACCCGGCTGCGGATCGTCGGTTTCAAGTCCTTCGTCGATCCGTCCGAGATCCATATCGACCCCGGCCTGACCGGCATCGTCGGGCCGAACGGCTGCGGCAAGTCGAACCTGCTGGAGTCGCTGCGCTGGGTGATGGGCGAGGCGTCGCACAAGTCGATGCGCGCCTCCAGCATGGACGACGTCATCTTCTCCGGCAGCGCCGGCCGACCGGCGCGCAACTCGGCCGAGGTCTCGCTCGTCATCGACAATTCCGATCGTCGCGCGCCGGCCCAGTTCAACGACGCCGACATCCTGGAGGTTTCCCGCCGCATCGAGCGCGAGACGGGCTCGGTCTACAAGATCAATGGCCGCGAGGTGCGGGCCCGCGACGTCCAGCTGCTGTTCGCCGACGCCTCCACCGGTGCCCATTCCGCCGCCATGGTCCGCCAGGGCGAGATCGGCGAATTGATCGCCGCCAAGCCGCGCGACCGTCGCCGCGTGCTCGAGGAGGCCGCCGGCATCGCCGGGCTGCACAGCCGCCGCCACGAGGCCGAACTGCGGCTGCGCGGCGCCGAGCAGAACCTCGAGCGGCTCGACGACGTGATCGGTCAGCTGGCGCTGCAGCTCGAGGGGCTGAAGCGCCAGGCGCGCCAGGCGTCCCGCTACCGGATGCTGTCGGCCGAGATCCGGCGCGCCGAGGCGATCCTGTGGCATCTGCGGCGTCAGGCCGCCATCGCCGCCATCAAGGAGCGCAAGCAGGCTCTCGGTGCGGCCTTCGCCCTGGTGACGGAGCTGACCGAGGCCGCCGCCGCCGCCGCCGCCCGCCGCGCCGAGGCGGCCGCGGTGCTGCCGTCGCTGCGCGAGCGCGAGGCGGAGGCCGCGGCGCGCCTGCGCCATCTTGTCGTCAGCCGCGAGGGCATCGAGCGCGAGATCAAGCAGGTGTCGCGGCGCCGTGACGAGCTGGCCGAACGGCTTCTCCAGATCGGCGGCGATCTCGAGCGCGAACGCCGGGCGATCCTCGACAGCCGCGAAACGCTGGCCCGCCTTGAAGCCGAGGACCGCGAAATCGCCGAGGAGGCGGTCGCGGCCGGCGCCGCGGCGGGCGATCTGGCGCGGCGGCTCGCCACGGCCGAGACCGAGCTGCAGGCTGCCGATACGGCGCTCGGCCAGGCGACGGCCGCAGCGGCCGAGTTGGCGGCGCGCCGGCGCGGCCTCGAGCGGAGCCTGCGCGAGGAGACCGACCGGGTCGGCAAGTTCGAAGCCCAGCTGCGCGAGGTCGAGGCAGAGGCGGCGCGCCTCGCCGCCGCTGACGCCGGCGGCGAACTGGACGCGCTGCGGGCCGCCGTCGCCGAGGCCCGCGCGGCCATCGAGGGGGCCGAGGCCGCGGCCAGCGCCGCCGAGGCGGCCGAGGCGGCCGGCCGCGACGCGCGCGAGGCCGCGCGTCGGCCGCTCAACGACCTCGAGCGGGATATGAAGGCGCTCGAAACCGAGCGTCAGACGCTTCTCAAGGTGCTCGCGGCGCAGACCGGCGCGGCATGGCCACCGCTGATCGATTCCATCACGGTAGAGCCCGGCTTCGAGGCGGCGCTCGGAGCGGCGTTCGGCGAGGACATCGATCATCCGGCCGTGGCGGACGCGGCCATCCACTGGCGGCAGGTCGCGCCAGCCCCTGACGACCCCCGGCTGCCGGAGGGCGTCCGGCCGCTCGCCGACGTCGTGACGGCGCCGGCGGTTCTCGCCCGCAGCCTGGCGCAGGTCGGCCTCGTCGCCCCCGAGGACGGTCCCCGTTTGCAGCCGCTGCTCAAGCCCGGCCAGCGGCTCGTCTCCCGATCCGGCGGGCTGTGGCGCTGGGACGGCTACACCGCGGCCTCCGATGCCCCGACCGCTGCCGCCCGGCGCCTCGAACAGCGGAACCGGGTGGCCGAACTCGACCGCGAGATCGCCACAACCGCGGCCGATCTTGCCGCGGCCCGTGCGGCGCTTGCTGCCGCAGAAGCCGAGGCGAAACGTCTGGCCGAGCAGGCGGCCGCGGCCAAGGCGGCCCGTCAGCGCGCCCGCGCCGCACTGGCCGAAGCCGACGAGCGTCGCGCCGCCGCCGAACGGCGCGCCAGCGAGGCCACCGCGCGGGTTGGCGCACTCGCCGAGGCCAGGGCCCGCATCACCGCGAGCCTGGCCGAGTCGCAGGCGCGCCGGGCCGAGGCCGAGGCGGCGCTTGCCGCGCTTGACGGTGAGACGGACATCGCCACCCGCGTCGAGATGCTGAAGGTGACGGCCGCTGCCGCCCGCAATGCCTTTGCCGAAGCGCGCGCCGCGCTCGAGGCCCATTCCCGCGAGGCGAAGCAGCGCCAGACGCGACGCGAGCGCGTTGCCGCCGACACGGCGCGCTGGCGCGGGCGCATCGCCGAGGCGGAACGCCATGTGGCGACATTGTCGGCGCGCGAGGCCGAGATCCGGGCCGAGGCCGACGCTCTCGCCTCGGTCCCTGCCGAGCTCGCGGCCCGCCGCGAATCCCTGTCCAGCGAGATCGCCGCTGCCGAGGCCGCCCGCAAGTCCGCCGCCGATGCGCTCGCGGCCGGCGAGACGGCGCTGGTGGAGGCCGACCGAGTCGGCCGCGAGGCGGATGCCGCCCTGTCGGCGGCGCGCGAGGCCAAGGCGCGCGAGGAGGCGATGCTGGAGGGGCTGCGCCAACGACTTGCGGACGTCGAGGAGGCGGCACTGGAAGCGCTCGACCGTCCGGCCGGCGAGGCGCTTGCCGTTGCCGGGCTCGGACCGGAGGACCCGCTGCCGCAGCCGGAGGAGCTTGAACGCGATCTCGAGCGGCTGAAGCGCGATCGCGAACGCCTCGGCAGCGTCAACCTGCGCGCCGAGGAGGAGATGCGCGAGATCGAGACCCGGCACGACGGGCTGGTCGCCGAGCGCCGCGATCTCGAGGAGGCGATCCACCGTCTCCGGCAGGCGATCGCCAGCCTGAACCGGGAAGGCCGCGAGCGGCTGCTGGCGGCCTTCGATGTGGTCAACGGCCATTTCCAGACCCTGTTCACGCGGCTGTTCGGCGGCGGCGCCGCAGAACTGCAGCTCATCGAATCCGACGATCCGCTGGAGGCCGGTCTGGAGATCGTGGCGCGACCGCCGGGCAAGCGCCCGCAGACGCTGACGCTGTT
- a CDS encoding DsbA family protein, with protein MNMNRRQLLLAGTAGIALLAAGAIGMGRLAPLAAAPVDSEALAVAGPLGERTLGDPNAPVTIVEYASLTCSHCAQFHKLTYPQLKEKYIDTGQVYFIFREFPLDPVATAAFMLTRCVPEEQYFPFVGALFENLDVWAYTNDRVAGLKQMARQVGITEEKFEACLANQELLDGVNWVKQRGAEQFDVNSTPTFFINGEIHRGALPFEEFEKLITPHLPS; from the coding sequence ATGAACATGAACCGCAGGCAACTGCTTCTCGCCGGAACCGCCGGCATCGCGCTGCTGGCGGCGGGCGCCATCGGCATGGGCCGCCTGGCGCCGCTTGCCGCCGCGCCTGTGGACAGCGAGGCGCTCGCCGTGGCCGGGCCGCTCGGCGAGCGGACGCTGGGTGATCCCAATGCCCCCGTGACGATCGTGGAATATGCCTCGCTCACCTGCTCGCATTGTGCCCAGTTCCACAAGCTGACCTATCCGCAGCTCAAGGAGAAGTACATCGACACGGGTCAGGTATATTTCATCTTCCGCGAGTTTCCGCTCGATCCGGTGGCGACCGCGGCGTTCATGCTGACGCGCTGCGTGCCGGAGGAGCAGTATTTCCCCTTTGTCGGGGCGCTGTTCGAGAACCTCGATGTCTGGGCCTACACCAACGACCGGGTCGCCGGTCTCAAGCAGATGGCGCGGCAGGTCGGGATTACGGAGGAAAAGTTCGAGGCATGCTTGGCGAATCAGGAGCTTCTTGACGGGGTGAACTGGGTCAAGCAGCGCGGTGCCGAGCAGTTCGACGTGAACTCGACGCCGACCTTCTTCATCAACGGCGAGATCCATCGTGGCGCATTGCCGTTCGAGGAGTTCGAGAAGCTCATCACGCCGCATCTGCCGAGCTGA
- a CDS encoding site-specific DNA-methyltransferase, which produces MAVCSPRRALLVPGTASREAEDRILVGDCIALMETLPPKSVDAVFADPPYNLQLDGALHRPDNSRVDAVDDDWDKFESFAAYDAFTRAWLLACRRVMKPEATLWVIGSYHNIFRVGAILQDLGFWILNDIIWRKANPMPNFRGRRFTNAHETLIWAGRDAGTRRYTFNYEAMKALNDGVQMRSDWLLPICTGAERLKDAQGRKTHPTQKPESLLARVILASTRPGDLILDPFFGSGTTGAVARRLGRRFIGIERERAYADAAAKRIAAVTPLPEAGLATARARREEPRVAFGTLIERGLVQPGERLVDIRRRHSALVRVDGTLAAGEATGSIHKVGALVQGLEACNGWTFWHVERAGALEPIDTLRQIVRSELAAAA; this is translated from the coding sequence ATGGCAGTCTGCTCACCGCGCCGGGCACTTCTGGTGCCCGGCACGGCCTCCCGAGAGGCCGAGGACCGCATCCTCGTCGGCGATTGCATCGCCCTGATGGAGACGCTTCCGCCGAAATCGGTGGACGCGGTCTTCGCCGATCCGCCCTACAACCTGCAGCTCGACGGAGCCTTGCACCGACCGGACAATTCGCGCGTCGATGCGGTCGACGACGACTGGGACAAGTTCGAGAGCTTTGCCGCCTACGATGCCTTCACCCGCGCCTGGCTGCTGGCCTGCCGCAGGGTGATGAAGCCCGAGGCGACGCTCTGGGTGATCGGCTCCTACCACAACATCTTCCGCGTCGGCGCGATCCTGCAGGATCTCGGCTTCTGGATCCTCAACGACATCATCTGGCGCAAGGCCAACCCGATGCCGAATTTCCGTGGCCGCCGCTTCACCAATGCCCACGAGACGCTGATCTGGGCGGGGCGCGACGCCGGAACCAGGCGCTACACCTTCAATTACGAGGCGATGAAGGCTCTGAACGACGGTGTCCAGATGCGCTCCGACTGGCTGTTGCCGATCTGCACCGGTGCCGAGCGGCTGAAGGATGCGCAGGGACGCAAGACCCATCCGACGCAGAAGCCGGAGAGCCTGCTTGCCCGTGTCATCCTGGCCTCGACCAGGCCTGGCGACCTGATCCTCGATCCCTTCTTCGGCTCCGGCACCACTGGCGCAGTGGCCAGGCGGCTCGGCCGCCGCTTCATCGGGATCGAGCGCGAGCGCGCCTATGCCGACGCTGCTGCCAAGCGGATTGCCGCCGTCACGCCGTTGCCCGAGGCGGGGCTCGCGACCGCGCGCGCGCGACGCGAGGAACCGCGCGTCGCGTTCGGCACGCTGATCGAACGCGGCCTGGTTCAACCGGGCGAGCGGCTCGTCGACATCCGCCGCCGCCATTCGGCGCTGGTGCGCGTCGACGGCACGCTGGCTGCCGGCGAGGCGACCGGTTCCATCCACAAGGTCGGAGCCCTGGTGCAGGGGCTCGAGGCCTGCAACGGCTGGACCTTCTGGCATGTCGAGCGGGCCGGGGCGCTCGAGCCGATCGACACGCTCAGGCAGATTGTCAGGTCCGAGTTGGCCGCCGCCGCCTGA
- a CDS encoding PA0069 family radical SAM protein, with protein MTDRPVTAHSPDGRPCPDPAALATAVAPDRRRGRGAISNVSGRYERLTRQIFDDGWTSLDELPPFRTTVTQERPKRIITRNQSPDISFDRSINPYRGCEHGCSYCFARPTHAYMGLSPGLDFESRLFAKPNAAELLERELADPGYRPRTIAMGTNTDPYQPVERQWRITRQVLEVLARHNHPVGIVTKSALIVRDIDILSHMAERGLVKVALSVTTLDRRLARAMEPRAATPSRRLETIMRLAEAGIPTAVMVAPVIPGLNDQEIEAILAAAAAAGAREAGYVMLRLPLEVRDLFVEWLRANVPDRAERVMSLVRQMRGGKDYDSGFGTRMRGTGPIAWTIGRRFELAASRNGYASERLQLRTDLFTRPVSPGDQLSLF; from the coding sequence ATGACCGACCGACCCGTCACCGCGCACAGCCCCGATGGCCGGCCCTGCCCCGATCCAGCGGCGCTCGCGACGGCTGTCGCGCCCGACCGCCGCCGCGGGCGCGGCGCGATCTCCAACGTTTCCGGGCGTTACGAGCGGCTAACCCGGCAGATCTTCGACGACGGCTGGACGAGCCTGGACGAGCTGCCGCCGTTCCGCACGACCGTGACGCAGGAGCGGCCGAAACGGATCATCACCCGCAATCAGTCACCCGACATTTCCTTCGATCGCTCGATCAACCCCTACCGGGGCTGCGAGCACGGTTGCAGCTACTGCTTCGCCCGGCCGACCCACGCCTATATGGGCCTGTCGCCGGGCCTCGACTTCGAATCACGGCTGTTCGCCAAGCCGAACGCCGCTGAACTGCTGGAGCGCGAATTGGCCGATCCCGGCTATCGGCCGCGCACCATCGCGATGGGCACCAACACTGACCCCTACCAGCCGGTGGAACGCCAGTGGCGGATCACCCGGCAGGTGCTCGAGGTGCTCGCGCGCCACAACCACCCCGTCGGGATCGTCACCAAGTCGGCGCTGATCGTGCGCGACATCGACATCCTGTCGCACATGGCGGAGCGGGGCCTTGTGAAGGTGGCGCTGTCGGTGACGACGCTCGACCGCAGGCTTGCCCGCGCCATGGAGCCGCGCGCGGCGACGCCATCGCGCAGGCTGGAGACGATCATGCGGCTTGCCGAGGCGGGCATCCCGACCGCGGTAATGGTCGCGCCGGTGATTCCCGGCCTGAACGACCAGGAGATCGAGGCGATCCTGGCGGCCGCCGCCGCGGCCGGCGCGCGCGAGGCGGGATACGTCATGTTGCGGTTGCCGCTCGAGGTGCGTGATCTGTTCGTCGAATGGCTTCGCGCCAACGTGCCGGATCGGGCCGAGCGCGTGATGTCGCTCGTCCGCCAGATGCGGGGCGGCAAGGATTACGACTCGGGCTTCGGCACCCGCATGCGCGGTACCGGTCCGATCGCCTGGACGATCGGACGGCGTTTCGAGCTCGCTGCAAGCCGCAACGGTTATGCGAGCGAGCGGCTGCAGCTGCGCACCGACCTCTTCACCCGCCCGGTCAGCCCGGGCGACCAGCTCAGCCTGTTCTGA